The genome window GTCCTCTACCAGGCAACGCTCAAGGGCGAGGATGGTGTCTGCGGATTTATCAGAAAATCGCCTGGTTATCATGATATTGAACTGGCGGGACTCCTTAGCAGTAATTTCGCTCCTGAGTCTATTACCCGTGAAAATATAATACCGGTTTCCATTCTGTTGGTGACACTGGGTAACGCCAGAGTTTCTGAATATTGCGCGAAATATGCCTCCGATATCCGCCGGAATGCTGACGCGCTTGAGCTTTCGTTTCTTGGGCCTGCATTGGATATATCGGCATCGGGGACCGATTCGGTTCCGTTGAGCAGCGACTTCTCGGTCAGGCTTTATCAAGAGGGCGATGAATGCGGAATTGTCCGTCTTTTCAATGAAGTTTTCGAGCGTGAGATGACCGTTGAAGAATGGAATTGGAAATATAAGGGCAGGGGCAATAGTAGTGTTTACTCCGCTGTTGCTGTCAATAGCGCTCAAGAGACGGTGGCCCATTACGGCGGTATTCCTCACCGCATGATTTATCTGGGCAGGGATATATATGGTCTGGCTATTGGTGATGTAATGGTGCATCCAAAACTGAGGGGGCTGAAGCTTTTTAAAAAGACTGCGGAATTAGTACCTGAAGAGGCAGTAAGAAATAATATTTATTTGGGATACGGCTTTCCTAATCAAAGGGCTCTTCGCCTTCCGGAAAAGTTGGGTCTTTATGAAAAAATCGAAGATGTTTATGAGGCGTCAAAAAAGATATGCTTTCAGACGACTGCCGCCCGTTTTTACTTCAGCCTTTCCCCTTTATCTTTTGACGACAACAGAATTGACCTCCTGTGGAATGATGTAAAGACGCGGTTGAAACTTGCGGTGGTCAGAGACAGGGATTATCTGTCCTGGAGATACCAAAGACATCCTTTTTATTCCTATGAACTTTGGGGGCTGCAGAGACGATGGGGAGGCGGCCTTCTTGGCTTTGCCGTGCTGAGGAGGGATGGCGAGCAGATGCTGCTTGTTGATTTTGCCTGCCGATTTGAGATGCTGAAGAACCTTCTGAGGAAGGTAGAAAACTACTGCTGGACAGCCGGCTTCAAGCGCCTCCTGCTCTGGCATCCGGAATTCCTGAACAGCAGTCTTGAGTCGCTGGGCTTTGTCGTAGGCCCTTCACTGACCTGTATTCCGCGCACAACACATGAACTGACAATGAAAAAGGAAGAGATCAAGGGGAATTTCTTCTATACGATGGGGGACACGGACTTTATGTAGAAAGAACCGGGAAGCCGAAAGCTGATGCACAGGGAAGGGCAGATTGTTTTGCCCTTCCCTGTAGTTGATTAATTGCGTCAATACCGCATCAGGTCTTCGGATTGGATTTACTTCGAAGCAGCTCCTGAGTCATAATTGCAGCCTTCAGGGCTGTAGAACCCGAGTGCTTTGTAGACTCCGCCTGACAGATCCATTCCGTTAGCCTGTATTTTCTTGTAATGAGTGATCTCGCCGTAAAACATGATAGGAGCGTATGAGTTGCCCAGGGCACCCCACTCATTCCGGCTGGTATTTAAATCCGCAAGGCTCATATTCATTGGACCAAAATAGTTACTATAAATTCCATACGGAAAACATACACTCCAGCAGTCAGTAATCTGCTCGGCGGCAGCTTTCGGCAAAGAGGTCTGTGGCGTCAGTGAGCCGTCAGCTGTTATAGTGACCAGAAAATCTTCAATATACTGACACGGAGCTTCTTGTGCCAGTACGGTGCCTGCAAAAATCGAGGAGATAAGTAGAACCATCGCTGCAAGACAGGTAACTTTTTTCATGATTTTCTCCTTTTCGTTAATGGTTCGATAATTTCGAGCATTTTTCAACTCAGACATTATTTTGCAGCTGATCCGTAATTGCAGCCTTCAGGGCTGTAGATTCCGAGTGCTTTGTAGACTCCGCCTGACAGATCCATTCCATCGGCCTGTATTTTCTTGTAATGAGTGATCTCGCCGTAAAACATGATGGGAGCGTATGAGTTGCCCAGGGCACCCCACTCATTCCGGCTGGTATTTAAATCCGCACGACTCATGTTCATCAGACCAAAATAGTTACTATAAATTCCATACGGAAAACATACACTCCAGCAGTCAGTAATCTGCTCGGCGGCAGCTTTCGGCAAAGAGGTCTGTGGCGTCAGTGAGCCGTCAGCCGTTATAGTGACCAGAAAATCTTCAATATACTGACACGGAGCTTCTTGTGCCATTACGGTGCCTGCAAAAATTGAGAAGATAAGTAGAAGCATCGCTGCAAGACAGGAAACTTTTTTCATGATTTTCTCCTTTTTTAATGGTTTATTCATTGGAGCCATTGTCATGAACTGAAGTCAGGCAACAGCTCCCTCCTTCAGCAGTCTCAGGG of Nitrospirota bacterium contains these proteins:
- a CDS encoding GNAT family N-acetyltransferase, which encodes MKSQIQCPYCLFPDADFCLPRKDGIPVYVCSHCRLRFALKDDLQHVYGSIEALYQKDYYEREGDIGYINYEELPLSDFLWQAAVVRLIAGGRKKCLDVGCGTGKLMALLAKKGFEIEGIEISSHAAAVASSRGLSIIGSDILSIPAEKTYDIITAFNVIEHVADIRAFLKKILNLLTDDGVFIFLVPDAGSASALSLGEKWYGYNSSLEHLYYFSVESLNYLMTEIFSTSPVLYQATLKGEDGVCGFIRKSPGYHDIELAGLLSSNFAPESITRENIIPVSILLVTLGNARVSEYCAKYASDIRRNADALELSFLGPALDISASGTDSVPLSSDFSVRLYQEGDECGIVRLFNEVFEREMTVEEWNWKYKGRGNSSVYSAVAVNSAQETVAHYGGIPHRMIYLGRDIYGLAIGDVMVHPKLRGLKLFKKTAELVPEEAVRNNIYLGYGFPNQRALRLPEKLGLYEKIEDVYEASKKICFQTTAARFYFSLSPLSFDDNRIDLLWNDVKTRLKLAVVRDRDYLSWRYQRHPFYSYELWGLQRRWGGGLLGFAVLRRDGEQMLLVDFACRFEMLKNLLRKVENYCWTAGFKRLLLWHPEFLNSSLESLGFVVGPSLTCIPRTTHELTMKKEEIKGNFFYTMGDTDFM